One Nonomuraea angiospora DNA segment encodes these proteins:
- a CDS encoding type II toxin-antitoxin system RelE family toxin — MSDVVFTAPAVDDLRRIGPDAVPKVLKKILLLLDYPEAGYPLGGGLTGFRKLVVGRNTWRVVYRITDDKSVEICEVWAVGERADAEVYAEAAARVREAGTDRPEIIQLGQVIERLGTLADHIRVKKAPSREPVPDWLADRLIYTVGMAREDVAALDLQEAVDLWAEHRSKPH, encoded by the coding sequence GTGTCCGACGTCGTCTTCACGGCGCCGGCGGTCGATGACCTCCGGCGCATCGGCCCAGACGCGGTGCCCAAGGTGCTCAAGAAGATCCTTCTCCTGTTGGACTACCCTGAGGCTGGTTACCCGCTCGGTGGGGGACTGACCGGTTTTCGGAAGCTTGTGGTCGGTCGCAACACGTGGCGTGTCGTCTACCGCATCACCGACGACAAGTCGGTGGAGATCTGCGAGGTGTGGGCTGTCGGTGAGCGAGCCGACGCGGAAGTCTACGCCGAGGCGGCGGCGAGGGTTCGCGAGGCGGGTACCGACCGTCCGGAGATCATCCAGCTCGGCCAGGTGATCGAGCGTCTTGGCACGCTGGCCGATCACATTCGGGTGAAGAAGGCGCCGTCTAGAGAACCGGTTCCAGATTGGCTCGCGGACCGGTTGATCTACACGGTCGGGATGGCCCGCGAGGATGTTGCCGCTCTGGATCTCCAAGAGGCGGTCGACTTGTGGGCTGAGCACCGGTCCAAGCCCCATTAG
- a CDS encoding esterase/lipase family protein, with amino-acid sequence MAHEPRIDVESRAQSVRNSLTEEQSERIVDALGEQGIWFATPHPRVSEAPRPDRVWELVGDKPHLGRTATGRAAIYLADGHSALTRPLIFADGFGYGPSDLDALWAHFNSERSPGFLDQLRSMGIDVILLGFDQRQTYIQANAAVAVTCVQRAIRERQGDLPLVVGGVSMGGMVTRYALARMETEGADHQTDKYFSYDTPHLGAWIPLVLQQLAYLHESLEPNANGPGQAELIRSPAAQQLLWAWVENEDYSGPVTTASPLRTDFLDDLRRVGWFPIRPYKLGLANGVGDGTGRDLPPGTPVFDLHYDPLQLTAKIQPDMGQLQNVGTVKFGAPTWTSATSHVAAFDGAPGGTLDSWGRVADAIGLPVQERFRHSCFVPAVSAIALARDPYHWQTDLYRDLTELPKDETFLDAFCCDTADTEHGNVSEVLIDWFLEQLAGW; translated from the coding sequence ATGGCGCACGAACCGAGAATCGACGTCGAGAGCAGAGCCCAGTCGGTCAGGAACAGCCTGACAGAGGAGCAGTCCGAGCGGATCGTGGACGCGCTCGGCGAGCAGGGGATCTGGTTCGCGACCCCGCATCCCCGGGTGAGCGAGGCGCCCAGGCCCGACCGCGTCTGGGAGCTGGTGGGCGACAAGCCGCACCTGGGGCGCACGGCCACCGGGCGGGCCGCGATCTACCTGGCCGACGGGCACAGCGCGCTGACCCGGCCGCTGATCTTCGCCGACGGCTTCGGTTACGGGCCCAGCGACCTGGACGCGCTGTGGGCCCACTTCAACAGCGAGCGCAGCCCCGGCTTCCTGGACCAGCTCCGGAGCATGGGCATCGACGTCATCCTCCTGGGCTTCGACCAGCGCCAGACGTACATCCAGGCCAACGCCGCCGTGGCGGTCACCTGCGTCCAGCGCGCCATCCGGGAGCGGCAGGGCGACCTGCCGCTGGTCGTCGGCGGCGTCAGCATGGGCGGCATGGTCACCAGGTACGCGCTGGCGCGCATGGAGACCGAGGGCGCCGACCACCAGACCGACAAGTACTTCTCCTACGACACGCCGCACCTCGGCGCCTGGATCCCGCTGGTGCTCCAGCAGCTCGCCTACCTGCACGAATCGCTGGAGCCGAACGCGAACGGCCCCGGGCAGGCCGAGCTGATCCGCAGCCCGGCCGCCCAGCAGCTCCTGTGGGCCTGGGTCGAGAACGAGGACTACTCGGGCCCCGTGACCACCGCCAGCCCGCTGCGCACGGACTTCCTGGACGACCTGCGCCGAGTGGGCTGGTTCCCGATCCGCCCGTACAAGCTGGGGCTGGCCAACGGGGTCGGCGACGGCACGGGGCGCGACCTGCCGCCGGGCACGCCGGTGTTCGACCTGCACTACGATCCACTGCAGCTCACCGCCAAGATCCAGCCGGACATGGGCCAGCTGCAGAACGTCGGCACGGTCAAGTTCGGGGCTCCGACGTGGACGAGCGCCACCTCGCACGTGGCCGCGTTCGACGGGGCGCCGGGCGGCACGCTCGACTCGTGGGGCAGGGTGGCCGACGCGATCGGGCTGCCCGTCCAGGAGCGGTTCCGCCACAGCTGCTTCGTGCCCGCGGTCAGCGCCATCGCCCTGGCCAGGGACCCGTACCACTGGCAGACCGACCTCTACAGGGACCTCACCGAGCTGCCGAAGGACGAGACGTTCCTGGACGCGTTCTGCTGCGACACGGCCGACACCGAGCACGGCAACGTCTCCGAGGTGCTGATCGACTGGTTCCTGGAGCAGCTCGCCGGCTGGTAG
- a CDS encoding Hsp20/alpha crystallin family protein yields MQAGVPWQRRSWDPFTEFEQLWDQMGRLFEQGAESDLAAWRPVAETEETPDAYIVRAELPGLKRQDINVEVNDSELCVSGEVNEEDKGQMLRRRTGRFVYRTILPSDADTEHIGGELADGILIVRVPKTEKGRARRIEIKG; encoded by the coding sequence ATGCAGGCGGGTGTCCCCTGGCAGAGGCGGTCCTGGGATCCCTTCACCGAGTTCGAGCAGCTGTGGGACCAGATGGGACGGCTCTTCGAGCAGGGCGCGGAGAGCGATCTGGCCGCCTGGCGGCCGGTGGCGGAGACCGAGGAGACCCCGGACGCCTACATCGTACGGGCGGAGCTTCCCGGCCTGAAGCGGCAGGACATCAACGTCGAGGTCAACGACAGCGAGCTGTGCGTGTCCGGGGAGGTCAACGAGGAGGACAAGGGCCAGATGCTGCGCCGGCGCACCGGGCGGTTCGTCTACCGGACGATCCTGCCGAGCGACGCCGACACCGAGCACATCGGCGGCGAGCTGGCGGACGGGATCCTGATCGTGCGCGTTCCCAAGACCGAGAAGGGCCGCGCTCGACGCATCGAGATCAAGGGCTGA
- a CDS encoding response regulator transcription factor: MQTTSRSDGSSINVLVVDGGPSLTTLLSTVMRKESWDVRGAHNGSEAIRAARGFRPDAIVLDVMLPDLDGIRLLPRLRAVLPGVPILFLTALDSLQDRLVGLRTGADDYVTKPFSLEEVVIRLRGLLRRPGAARARADAGLMVGDLTLDQQNHKVRRAGKEIRLTPTEFELLRFLMHHPGRVLSKSQILDRVWAYDFGGQSNVVELYISYLRRKIDAQRQPMIHTVRGVGYTLRPSG; this comes from the coding sequence ATGCAGACGACCAGCCGATCGGACGGCAGCTCGATCAACGTCCTCGTGGTGGATGGCGGGCCCTCGCTGACCACGCTCCTTTCCACGGTCATGCGCAAGGAGTCCTGGGACGTCCGCGGTGCGCACAACGGCAGCGAGGCCATCCGCGCGGCGCGGGGGTTCCGCCCTGACGCGATCGTCCTGGACGTCATGCTGCCCGATCTGGACGGGATCCGGCTCCTTCCCCGGCTGCGCGCGGTGCTGCCGGGCGTGCCGATCCTGTTCCTGACCGCTCTGGACTCGCTCCAGGACCGGCTCGTCGGCCTGCGGACCGGCGCCGACGACTACGTCACCAAGCCGTTCAGCCTGGAGGAGGTCGTCATCAGGCTGCGGGGCCTGCTGCGCCGCCCGGGCGCGGCCCGGGCGCGGGCGGACGCCGGCCTCATGGTCGGGGACCTCACGCTGGACCAGCAGAACCACAAGGTACGGCGGGCCGGCAAGGAGATCAGGCTCACGCCCACGGAGTTCGAGCTGCTGCGCTTCCTCATGCACCACCCGGGCCGGGTGCTCAGCAAGTCGCAGATCCTCGACCGGGTGTGGGCCTACGACTTCGGCGGCCAGAGCAACGTCGTCGAGCTGTACATCTCCTACCTCCGGCGCAAGATCGACGCGCAGCGGCAGCCGATGATCCACACTGTGCGCGGGGTGGGCTACACGCTCCGGCCCTCCGGATGA
- a CDS encoding LacI family DNA-binding transcriptional regulator, with protein MTVEDQPPQLPKLAVIAREAGVSVATVSKALNGRSDVSAHTRRLVAEVLERRGYPRQRVRPARGSMVDVMLQALDSPYALAILGGVEDAAWRAGVDLVVSAVCDRTRHGQPPPAWLDRIGARDSAGVLLVRTSPTAAQRAWLADRGIPAVIVDPRRKPPSGLPAVASANRDGARAATEHLIALGHSRIAVVAGRPGVPCATERLAGYRQAMAAAGLRADPRWEVCGYFQQGDALRATRRLLASLPHPPTAVLACSDSMAVGVYQALGEHGLRVPDDVSVVGFDDSWAAAHVAPALTTVRQPWPELGAAALTALLTDGAPARIELPTELVIRLSTAPPRPS; from the coding sequence ATGACGGTCGAGGACCAGCCCCCGCAGTTGCCCAAACTGGCCGTGATCGCCCGCGAGGCCGGTGTATCCGTTGCAACCGTTTCCAAAGCCCTCAACGGCCGCTCCGACGTCTCCGCCCACACCCGCCGGCTCGTCGCCGAGGTGCTGGAGCGGCGCGGCTACCCCCGGCAGCGGGTCCGGCCCGCGCGGGGCAGCATGGTGGACGTCATGCTGCAGGCCCTCGACTCGCCGTACGCGCTGGCGATCCTGGGCGGGGTGGAGGACGCGGCCTGGCGGGCGGGCGTGGACCTGGTGGTCTCGGCCGTCTGCGACCGCACCAGGCACGGCCAGCCCCCGCCCGCGTGGCTGGACCGGATCGGCGCCCGCGACAGCGCCGGCGTCCTGCTCGTGCGCACGTCGCCGACCGCCGCGCAGCGGGCCTGGCTGGCCGACCGGGGGATCCCCGCGGTGATCGTCGACCCGCGCCGCAAGCCGCCGTCCGGCCTGCCCGCCGTCGCCTCGGCCAACCGGGACGGCGCGCGGGCGGCCACCGAGCACCTGATCGCCCTCGGTCACTCGCGGATCGCCGTCGTCGCGGGCCGTCCCGGGGTCCCGTGCGCGACCGAACGGCTGGCCGGTTACCGCCAGGCCATGGCCGCCGCCGGGCTCCGGGCCGACCCCCGGTGGGAGGTGTGCGGCTACTTCCAGCAGGGCGACGCCCTGCGAGCCACCCGCCGCCTGCTCGCCTCCCTCCCCCATCCGCCGACCGCCGTCCTCGCCTGCTCGGACTCCATGGCCGTCGGGGTGTACCAGGCGCTGGGCGAGCACGGGCTGCGCGTGCCCGACGACGTGAGCGTGGTCGGCTTCGACGACTCCTGGGCCGCCGCGCACGTCGCGCCGGCCCTCACCACGGTCCGCCAGCCCTGGCCCGAGCTGGGCGCGGCGGCGCTGACGGCGTTGCTCACCGACGGCGCCCCGGCCCGGATCGAACTGCCCACGGAGCTGGTCATCCGCTTGAGCACCGCTCCACCCCGGCCGTCCTGA
- a CDS encoding FAD-dependent monooxygenase: MPPVDVPVLVAGGGPVGLAVAVELAYQGVRCLVVEPREEVSWLRPRAKTTSARSMELLRRWGLAERVRERAPLAVGWSDQAVFVSSLLGREITRIGGCFGLDLAGSELAAEPGQQVPQPLVEEVLREAVGDALLTGWQVAGLREDADGVSVRLVSARGEDRSARGEEREVRARYVVGCDGPRSVTREAIGARYEGRQDARPNFNIVFRAPGLAERMPHGPAVHYWVLNPAQPGIVGRLDLADTWWCIAQGVPAAGADPTRLVRNLAGADIEAEILATDPWTARMLLADRYGSERVFLAGDAAHQNPPYGGHGFNTGIGDAVNLGWKLAAVLHGWAPATLLATYETERRPVAADTIEAAAANMATLAPELADPALMGEEAEFERVRPAVAQAVRRTKDSEFHSLDLVLGYTYEGSPIVADGAGERLPHRWLAPGVSLYDRLGRGFSVVGDQRLPGAAALAEQARELGVPLRAVDLPGTPLTLVRPDQHVAWRGEHPDGALRRALGHGPAVSSRP; this comes from the coding sequence ATGCCCCCTGTGGATGTGCCCGTGTTGGTCGCCGGAGGCGGGCCCGTGGGGCTGGCGGTCGCCGTGGAGCTGGCGTACCAGGGCGTGAGGTGCCTGGTGGTCGAGCCGCGCGAGGAGGTGTCGTGGCTGCGGCCGCGCGCGAAGACGACGTCGGCGCGCTCGATGGAGCTGCTGCGCAGATGGGGCCTGGCGGAGCGGGTGCGGGAGCGCGCCCCGCTGGCGGTCGGGTGGTCGGACCAGGCGGTGTTCGTCAGCAGCCTGCTCGGACGGGAGATCACCAGGATCGGCGGGTGCTTCGGGCTGGACCTGGCCGGCTCGGAGCTGGCGGCCGAGCCGGGCCAGCAGGTGCCGCAGCCGCTGGTGGAGGAGGTGCTGCGGGAGGCCGTCGGTGACGCGCTGCTGACCGGATGGCAGGTGGCCGGGCTGCGGGAGGACGCCGACGGGGTGTCGGTGCGCCTCGTGTCCGCCAGGGGCGAGGACCGTTCAGCCAGGGGCGAGGAGCGTGAGGTGCGCGCCCGGTACGTGGTCGGCTGCGACGGCCCGCGCAGCGTGACCAGGGAGGCCATCGGCGCCCGCTACGAGGGCCGCCAGGACGCCAGGCCCAACTTCAACATCGTCTTCCGCGCCCCCGGCCTGGCCGAGCGGATGCCGCACGGCCCCGCCGTGCACTACTGGGTCCTGAACCCGGCCCAGCCCGGCATCGTCGGCCGCCTCGACCTGGCGGACACCTGGTGGTGCATCGCCCAGGGCGTCCCCGCCGCCGGTGCGGATCCGACGCGGCTGGTCCGCAACCTGGCGGGCGCCGACATCGAGGCGGAGATTCTGGCCACCGACCCGTGGACCGCGCGCATGCTCCTGGCCGACCGGTACGGGAGCGAGCGCGTGTTCCTGGCGGGCGACGCCGCGCACCAGAATCCGCCGTACGGCGGGCACGGGTTCAACACCGGGATCGGGGACGCGGTCAACCTCGGCTGGAAGCTGGCCGCCGTGCTGCACGGATGGGCGCCCGCGACGCTGCTGGCCACCTACGAGACCGAGCGCCGCCCGGTGGCCGCCGACACCATCGAGGCCGCCGCCGCGAACATGGCCACCCTCGCCCCCGAGCTGGCCGATCCGGCGCTGATGGGGGAGGAGGCCGAGTTCGAGAGGGTGCGGCCCGCCGTGGCGCAGGCGGTGCGCAGGACGAAGGACAGCGAGTTCCACAGCCTCGACCTGGTGCTCGGCTACACGTACGAGGGCTCGCCCATCGTCGCCGACGGCGCCGGGGAGCGGCTGCCGCACCGGTGGCTGGCTCCCGGCGTCTCCCTGTACGACCGGCTGGGCCGGGGCTTCAGCGTGGTCGGCGACCAGCGCCTGCCCGGGGCCGCCGCGCTGGCCGAGCAGGCGCGGGAGCTGGGGGTGCCGCTGCGGGCGGTGGACCTGCCGGGCACGCCGCTGACGCTGGTCCGCCCCGACCAGCACGTGGCCTGGCGCGGCGAGCACCCCGACGGCGCTCTGAGGCGGGCGCTCGGTCACGGCCCCGCTGTCAGCAGCCGCCCTTGA
- a CDS encoding type II toxin-antitoxin system prevent-host-death family antitoxin, which produces MTGLHHATELSVTEAAQRGVARLVAEAEQGTDLVVTRRHQPVAAVVSIRRLNELEEAAADLRDLALVLARSVTDTGARVSLDEVVAAFGHTRESLAAIPDDE; this is translated from the coding sequence ATGACTGGCCTGCACCACGCTACCGAGTTGAGCGTCACAGAGGCGGCCCAGCGAGGTGTTGCCCGCCTGGTAGCTGAGGCGGAGCAAGGGACCGATCTGGTGGTCACCCGCCGGCATCAGCCGGTGGCGGCCGTGGTGAGCATCCGCCGGCTCAACGAGTTGGAGGAGGCGGCGGCTGATCTGCGCGATCTGGCGCTTGTGCTCGCTCGGTCGGTCACGGACACGGGGGCGCGGGTCTCGCTCGATGAGGTGGTGGCCGCTTTCGGGCACACTCGCGAGTCGCTGGCCGCCATCCCAGACGACGAGTGA
- a CDS encoding CapA family protein, with amino-acid sequence MTEETGSTPGAGESALPTVTLALAGDTMLGRGVAERLRLTADPADFFDTGVRSVLSRADLVLFNLECCVSDRGRRWDPLRKAFHFRAPPQAAAMLAELGVHAVTLANNHALDYGHEALLDTLDHLAAAGIRTVGAGADLARAWEPAELKVGDLRLAVLGVTDHPPEFEATERRPGVAYADLGFGVPDRLTSTIGGLDADLVLVCVHWGPNMTSKPVTHVRRAARALVKAGASLVAGHSAHVFHGVAGPVLYDLGDLIDDYIVDPELRNDLGLIFLVTLDERGPVRLRAVPIALDYCRTRIANDMEARWVRARFTAACADLGTEVRWEAGTLTVDLRSRVD; translated from the coding sequence ATGACCGAGGAAACGGGGAGCACGCCGGGCGCCGGGGAATCCGCCCTCCCCACGGTCACGCTGGCGCTCGCGGGCGACACCATGCTCGGCCGCGGCGTGGCCGAGCGGCTGAGGCTGACCGCCGATCCGGCCGACTTCTTCGACACCGGCGTGCGCTCGGTGCTCTCCCGGGCCGACCTGGTCCTGTTCAACCTCGAATGCTGCGTCTCGGACCGCGGCCGACGCTGGGACCCGCTGCGCAAGGCGTTCCACTTCCGCGCCCCGCCCCAGGCCGCGGCGATGCTGGCGGAGCTGGGGGTGCACGCGGTCACGCTGGCCAACAACCACGCCCTGGACTACGGCCACGAGGCCCTCCTCGACACCCTCGACCACCTGGCGGCGGCCGGGATCCGCACCGTGGGCGCGGGCGCCGACCTGGCCCGGGCCTGGGAGCCCGCCGAGCTGAAGGTGGGGGATCTCCGCCTGGCGGTGCTGGGCGTCACGGACCATCCTCCCGAGTTCGAGGCCACCGAGCGCCGGCCCGGCGTCGCGTACGCCGACCTGGGCTTCGGGGTGCCGGACCGGCTCACGAGCACGATCGGGGGCCTGGACGCCGACCTCGTCCTGGTCTGCGTCCACTGGGGTCCGAACATGACCTCCAAGCCCGTCACGCACGTCCGCCGCGCCGCCCGGGCCCTGGTGAAGGCCGGGGCGTCCCTGGTGGCCGGGCACTCAGCGCACGTCTTCCACGGGGTGGCCGGACCGGTCCTGTACGACCTGGGCGACCTCATCGACGACTACATCGTGGACCCCGAGCTCCGCAACGACCTCGGGCTGATCTTCCTGGTCACCCTGGACGAGCGGGGCCCGGTACGGCTGCGGGCCGTCCCCATCGCGCTGGACTACTGCCGTACCAGGATCGCGAACGACATGGAGGCCCGCTGGGTCCGGGCCCGGTTCACCGCCGCCTGCGCCGACCTCGGCACCGAGGTCCGGTGGGAGGCCGGCACGCTCACCGTCGATCTCCGGTCACGGGTGGATTGA
- a CDS encoding glycoside hydrolase family 43 protein, giving the protein MTTYRNPVLNADWSDPDVIRVGADFYLTASTFTKVPGLPILHSRDLVNWTIIGHAVTSGYDDVRPGCGVWAPSLRHHDGRFWIFYGDPDVGIHVVSAQDPRGPWTAPHVVKPGAGLIDPCPLWDDDGQAYLVHGWAKSRAGVNNRLTLHRMSPDAREVLDEGTLIIDADLLPGYRTLEGPKLYKRDGTYWIFAPAGGVEQGWQSVFRASSIFGPYEDRIVLEQGGTDVNGPHQGGWVDTPSGEHWFMHFQDRGAYGRVVHLQPMTWEDGWPVMGADGEPVPGGPVPVPGGTPAEPATSDDFAGPELGLQWSWQANPDPSWWELRDGTLRLACAPGPEDLRERPSVLGQRLPGDPCTVTAGLTLDGEGRAGLVVLGFTYAYVGLERTAAGTVLVCGDMEPVPVKDGAPVTVGARIGADALVTFLADTGDGLREVGAPFQATQSRWVGAVLGLFAAGEGTGQAVFDAFTVDIER; this is encoded by the coding sequence ATGACGACCTACCGCAACCCCGTGCTGAACGCCGACTGGTCCGACCCCGACGTGATCCGCGTCGGCGCGGACTTCTACCTGACCGCCTCCACGTTCACCAAGGTCCCGGGCCTGCCGATCCTGCACTCGCGCGACCTGGTCAACTGGACGATCATCGGGCACGCCGTGACGAGCGGCTATGACGACGTGCGACCGGGGTGCGGCGTCTGGGCGCCCTCGCTGCGCCACCACGACGGCCGGTTCTGGATCTTCTACGGCGACCCCGACGTGGGGATCCACGTGGTGAGCGCGCAGGACCCGCGGGGTCCGTGGACCGCGCCGCACGTGGTCAAGCCGGGCGCGGGGCTCATCGACCCGTGCCCGCTGTGGGACGACGACGGCCAGGCGTACCTGGTGCACGGCTGGGCCAAGAGCCGCGCCGGCGTCAACAACCGGCTCACCCTGCACCGCATGTCGCCGGACGCCCGCGAGGTGCTGGACGAGGGCACGCTGATCATCGACGCCGACCTGCTGCCCGGATACCGGACGCTGGAGGGGCCCAAGCTCTACAAGCGCGACGGCACGTACTGGATCTTCGCCCCGGCGGGCGGAGTGGAGCAGGGCTGGCAGTCGGTGTTCCGGGCGAGCTCGATCTTCGGTCCGTACGAGGACCGGATCGTGCTGGAGCAGGGCGGCACCGACGTGAACGGGCCGCACCAGGGCGGCTGGGTGGACACCCCGTCGGGCGAGCACTGGTTCATGCACTTCCAGGACCGCGGCGCCTACGGCAGGGTCGTCCACCTGCAGCCCATGACCTGGGAGGACGGCTGGCCGGTCATGGGCGCGGACGGCGAGCCGGTGCCCGGCGGCCCCGTGCCCGTCCCCGGCGGCACGCCGGCCGAGCCCGCCACCTCCGACGACTTCGCCGGGCCCGAGCTGGGGCTGCAGTGGAGCTGGCAGGCCAACCCCGACCCCTCCTGGTGGGAGCTGCGGGACGGCACCCTCCGCCTGGCCTGCGCGCCGGGGCCGGAGGACCTCAGGGAGCGCCCGTCCGTGCTCGGGCAGCGGCTGCCCGGCGACCCGTGTACGGTCACCGCCGGCCTCACCCTGGACGGCGAGGGCCGGGCGGGACTGGTCGTGCTCGGGTTCACCTACGCCTACGTCGGGCTGGAGCGCACGGCGGCCGGGACCGTCCTGGTGTGCGGCGACATGGAACCCGTGCCCGTGAAGGACGGCGCGCCCGTCACCGTCGGCGCGCGGATCGGGGCGGACGCGCTCGTCACGTTCCTGGCCGACACCGGCGACGGGCTGCGCGAGGTCGGCGCTCCCTTCCAGGCCACGCAGAGCCGGTGGGTGGGGGCGGTGCTGGGCCTGTTCGCGGCGGGGGAGGGCACCGGACAAGCGGTTTTCGACGCGTTCACGGTGGACATCGAGAGGTAG
- a CDS encoding cytochrome P450, translating into MTESSTMPLHMRRVGFDPAPELAALRDEEGIRRITTPFGLDVWLVTRYAEVRAVLGDAERFKIAQQTVARLPGAPEMTPEQLAKIQAGNLLGVDPPEHTRLRKMLTPEFTNRRMQRLEPRIRRIVDDHLDAMEAAGSPADLVPSFSLPIPSLVICELLGVPYEDRDGFQRRTSRMLDLSVPGEERLGLQFEARAYMEALVRRIQQDPGEELLGMLVREHGDDLSTDELVGIGSLLLFAGHETTSNMLALGTLALLRHPEQLELLRKEPERIDATVEELLRWLSIVNSGTTKVATAEVELSGRTIQPGELVLCALPAANRDPALMPDASTFDISRGAPGHVAFGHGIHHCLGAPLARMELRIAFPALLQRFPGLREAGAADFRASHIVYGMSSLEVAW; encoded by the coding sequence ATGACCGAGTCCTCGACGATGCCGCTGCACATGCGGCGGGTGGGGTTCGACCCGGCTCCCGAGCTGGCGGCGCTCAGGGACGAGGAGGGGATCAGGCGGATCACGACCCCGTTCGGCCTGGACGTCTGGCTCGTCACCAGGTACGCGGAGGTCCGCGCGGTCCTCGGCGACGCCGAGCGGTTCAAGATCGCCCAGCAGACGGTGGCGCGCCTGCCCGGAGCGCCCGAGATGACCCCCGAGCAGTTAGCCAAGATCCAGGCGGGCAACCTCCTCGGCGTGGATCCGCCCGAGCACACGCGGCTGCGCAAGATGCTGACCCCCGAGTTCACGAACCGGCGCATGCAGCGGCTGGAGCCCCGGATCAGGCGCATCGTGGACGACCACCTGGACGCCATGGAGGCCGCCGGTTCGCCGGCCGACCTGGTGCCGTCGTTCTCGCTGCCGATCCCGTCGCTGGTCATCTGCGAGCTGCTCGGCGTCCCGTACGAGGACCGGGACGGCTTCCAGCGCCGCACCAGCAGGATGCTCGACCTGTCGGTGCCCGGCGAGGAGCGGCTGGGGCTGCAGTTCGAGGCGCGCGCGTACATGGAGGCCCTGGTCCGCCGCATCCAGCAGGACCCGGGCGAGGAGCTGCTCGGCATGCTGGTGCGCGAGCACGGCGACGACCTGAGCACGGACGAGCTCGTCGGCATCGGCAGCCTGCTGCTCTTCGCGGGCCACGAGACCACCTCCAACATGCTGGCCCTGGGCACCCTGGCCCTGCTGCGCCACCCCGAGCAGCTCGAACTCCTCAGGAAGGAGCCCGAGCGCATCGACGCCACGGTGGAGGAGCTGCTGCGCTGGCTGAGCATCGTCAACTCGGGCACGACCAAGGTCGCGACGGCGGAGGTCGAGCTGAGCGGCCGTACCATCCAGCCCGGCGAGCTGGTCCTGTGCGCCCTGCCCGCCGCGAACCGCGACCCCGCGCTCATGCCCGACGCGAGCACGTTCGACATCTCCCGCGGCGCTCCCGGCCACGTCGCCTTCGGCCACGGCATCCACCACTGCCTGGGCGCCCCGCTGGCGCGCATGGAGCTGCGGATCGCCTTCCCTGCGCTGCTCCAGCGCTTCCCGGGCCTGCGCGAGGCGGGCGCCGCGGACTTCCGCGCCTCCCACATCGTGTACGGCATGAGCTCCCTGGAGGTCGCCTGGTAG